A single genomic interval of Antarcticibacterium arcticum harbors:
- the folK gene encoding 2-amino-4-hydroxy-6-hydroxymethyldihydropteridine diphosphokinase, whose amino-acid sequence MKSPKTFYIALGSNEGNRLELLQTAVDTIYREIGDITAVSNVYETPAWGFEGNAFLNACIAVSSRFSPQKVLHQILKIETSLGRSRSATKTYQNRSIDLDIILMEGEVIAAENLQVPHPEMQNRKFVLYPLADIAPAEIHPVMDLSIAQLLKNTPDSSRIDEFAGKLLRPGKKFSFTNCQYIAIEGNIGAGKTSLSTMISQDFNAKLILERFKDNPFLPKFYEDKYRYAFPLEMSFLADRYQQLSDDLAQYDLFKDFVVSDYDVFKSLIFAKITLQEDEYALYDKLFRIMYKELVKPDLYIYLYQNTERLLENIKKRGRDYEQNIQPEYLMEINKSYLAFIKSQKDMKVRIIEISNMDFVNNRRDYLSLLEEIDTELS is encoded by the coding sequence TTGAAATCTCCAAAAACATTTTACATAGCTCTGGGTAGTAATGAGGGCAACCGGCTGGAGCTGTTGCAAACCGCCGTTGATACCATTTACCGGGAAATAGGAGATATAACAGCAGTTTCAAATGTTTATGAAACCCCCGCCTGGGGCTTTGAGGGGAATGCATTTTTAAACGCGTGTATTGCTGTAAGCAGCAGGTTCTCTCCCCAGAAGGTCCTGCACCAAATATTAAAGATAGAAACATCTTTAGGCCGGTCCAGAAGTGCTACAAAAACATATCAAAACCGTAGCATAGACCTTGATATTATATTAATGGAAGGTGAGGTAATTGCTGCGGAAAACCTGCAGGTGCCCCACCCTGAAATGCAGAACAGGAAATTTGTATTATATCCCCTTGCCGATATAGCCCCAGCCGAAATTCACCCTGTAATGGATCTAAGTATCGCTCAACTTTTAAAAAATACGCCAGATAGCAGCAGGATCGATGAATTTGCAGGAAAACTATTGCGGCCGGGAAAAAAATTTAGTTTTACAAACTGCCAGTACATCGCTATTGAGGGAAATATAGGTGCGGGAAAAACCAGCCTTTCCACAATGATCTCCCAGGATTTCAACGCCAAACTTATTCTTGAACGCTTTAAGGACAATCCTTTTTTGCCCAAGTTCTATGAGGATAAATACAGGTATGCGTTTCCGCTGGAAATGTCTTTCCTGGCGGACAGGTATCAGCAACTTTCTGATGATCTCGCGCAGTACGACCTTTTTAAGGACTTTGTGGTTTCAGATTATGATGTGTTTAAGTCCCTGATCTTTGCCAAGATTACCCTGCAGGAGGATGAATATGCTTTGTATGACAAACTCTTCCGAATAATGTATAAGGAGCTGGTAAAGCCAGATCTCTATATCTACCTCTACCAGAATACAGAACGCCTGCTTGAAAATATTAAGAAGCGGGGTAGGGATTATGAGCAGAACATCCAGCCGGAGTATCTAATGGAGATCAATAAAAGCTACCTCGCATTTATCAAATCCCAGAAAGATATGAAGGTGCGCATAATTGAAATCTCCAATATGGATTTTGTGAATAACCGAAGGGATTACCTAAGTCTGCTGGAAGAAATTGATACGGAACTGTCATGA
- a CDS encoding queuosine precursor transporter, with the protein MKDHTLKDLLLAQRIYIILGALFIASLVVSNLIFQKFFYWDFFGWYTFEISVGILPYPITFLITDIISEIYGKQKANQVVTAGIFASLFSLLIISTADFVPATSWSPISDPLFNKVFGATGVAVFASMTAYILAQYIDIQLFHFWKKLTKGKHLWLRNNFSTFLSQFADTFSVLFLLCTFNKIEWALFWPLLLSGFLFKVLVAACDTPFLYLAVFWLRKRFGLEPASELNFEKYYYAVRETSGIK; encoded by the coding sequence TTGAAAGACCACACCTTAAAAGACCTGTTGCTGGCCCAACGAATTTATATTATTCTGGGTGCCTTGTTCATAGCCTCCCTGGTGGTATCCAATCTTATCTTTCAAAAATTTTTTTACTGGGATTTTTTTGGATGGTATACTTTTGAGATCTCGGTAGGAATATTGCCCTATCCCATTACTTTTCTTATTACAGATATAATAAGCGAGATTTATGGAAAACAAAAAGCCAATCAGGTTGTTACGGCAGGAATTTTTGCCTCCCTGTTTTCCCTTTTAATTATTTCTACTGCAGATTTTGTTCCCGCAACCTCGTGGTCGCCAATAAGTGACCCGCTCTTTAATAAGGTTTTTGGGGCAACCGGGGTGGCAGTATTTGCATCTATGACTGCTTATATCCTCGCCCAGTATATAGACATTCAACTTTTCCACTTTTGGAAAAAGCTTACCAAAGGCAAACATTTATGGCTTCGGAATAATTTTTCAACTTTTTTATCACAATTTGCCGACACTTTTTCGGTCTTATTTTTGCTTTGTACCTTTAACAAAATTGAGTGGGCGCTTTTTTGGCCGTTACTTTTAAGCGGCTTCCTGTTCAAGGTGTTGGTAGCGGCCTGTGACACACCTTTTTTATATCTCGCAGTCTTCTGGTTGCGAAAAAGGTTTGGCCTGGAACCGGCTTCCGAATTAAATTTTGAAAAATATTATTATGCTGTGAGGGAAACCTCCGGAATTAAATAA
- a CDS encoding AsmA family protein: MKKALKIIGIVVLVFVILLVAAPFVFESQLKDMVKKTVNKNVNATVEFSDLDLSLFRNFPQATLVLSDVSIINHAPFEGDTLAIGEELLLEMSIKELFKGSEKPKKIDELRINNAYVNILVDSLGNNNYDIAIKDSTLVDTSSIPFRLDLKHYEINNSRLRYNDEGAKMAMYLEDLNHQGTGDFSLAESELETTTTSLVTLNYDGVNYLNRNKVALDAIIQMDLENLRYTFLENQATINQLPLTFEGWVQVNEDYNELDLSFKTPSSDFKNFLAVIPEVYARNIENVQTNGDFIVNGMIKGIVDDTYIPQMDIRITSSNASFKYPDLPKSVQDINLDLRVLNATGLADDTYLTFDKVTFRIDQDVFATNGKVRNLTGNMLVDMALKGTINLANLEKAYPLELQQDLNGVLTADVVTSFDMASIEKEQYQNVNSSGTASIRDFSYSSPEIPNEVKVANASFNFNQGNVQVPDLNLTTGQTDIRAAGNIQNLIGFLFTDQKLKGNFQVNSGNFSVNDFMVAETTKVPTNADSPNEQLKTVTTGKEAVKIPSFLDVELNFTANRVLYDDLVLNNARGKLLLRDETATLQGISANIFGGTVALDGSVTTKGAVPTFNMKLNLNSLDIAQSFNGLEMLQGLAPIAKALEGKLQSAISLQGNLNDDLTPQLNTLVGDALGQLLTAELQPEQLALFSRLDEQLGFLNLKDINLSNLKGYLKFNQGNVEVQPFNFNVKGINVNVAGSHGFDMNMNYNLTMDVPAKMLGSQVGSALGKLSGEDIESMVVALPIGLRGQFQNPQININMEQAVSSLTQKIVEKQKANLEQKGVDAIRDILTKGVPRSGQTTPADTTGVKDSIKTPPITKPNEKQVQDAARSILGGILGGKKKPVDTTKQN, encoded by the coding sequence ATGAAAAAAGCATTAAAAATTATTGGTATTGTAGTGCTGGTCTTTGTGATCCTTCTTGTGGCAGCACCTTTTGTTTTTGAATCGCAACTTAAGGATATGGTGAAAAAAACCGTAAATAAAAATGTAAATGCCACTGTGGAGTTCAGCGATCTGGATCTTTCACTTTTCAGGAATTTTCCCCAGGCAACCCTGGTGCTTAGTGACGTGAGCATTATAAATCATGCTCCTTTTGAAGGGGACACCCTTGCCATAGGGGAAGAACTTTTGCTGGAAATGTCTATTAAAGAGCTTTTTAAGGGTAGCGAAAAGCCCAAAAAAATTGATGAATTAAGGATTAACAATGCATACGTAAATATCCTGGTAGATTCGCTGGGTAATAATAATTACGATATTGCCATTAAGGACAGTACGTTGGTTGACACCTCATCCATTCCCTTCAGGCTGGACCTGAAGCACTATGAGATCAATAATTCCAGGTTGAGGTATAATGATGAAGGTGCAAAAATGGCTATGTATCTGGAAGACCTGAACCATCAGGGAACCGGGGATTTTTCCCTCGCAGAATCTGAGCTGGAAACAACCACCACTTCCCTTGTCACCTTGAACTATGACGGAGTTAACTATTTAAACCGAAACAAAGTAGCCCTTGATGCCATAATACAAATGGACCTGGAGAACCTGCGTTATACCTTTCTTGAAAACCAGGCAACCATCAACCAGCTACCGCTTACTTTTGAAGGCTGGGTACAGGTAAATGAAGATTATAATGAACTGGACTTAAGTTTTAAGACCCCATCTTCAGATTTTAAGAATTTCCTGGCGGTAATACCTGAAGTGTATGCCAGGAACATTGAAAATGTACAAACCAATGGAGACTTTATAGTTAACGGAATGATTAAAGGGATAGTAGATGATACCTATATCCCACAAATGGATATAAGAATAACATCCAGCAACGCTTCCTTTAAATATCCCGACCTGCCAAAGAGCGTGCAGGATATTAATCTGGACCTGCGGGTATTGAACGCTACAGGACTTGCAGATGATACGTATCTTACCTTTGATAAGGTAACCTTCAGGATAGATCAGGATGTTTTTGCTACCAACGGGAAGGTACGCAACCTCACGGGAAATATGCTGGTAGATATGGCTCTCAAGGGAACAATTAACCTGGCAAATCTTGAAAAGGCCTATCCGCTGGAATTGCAACAGGACCTCAACGGGGTCTTAACTGCAGATGTTGTTACCAGTTTTGATATGGCTTCTATTGAAAAAGAACAATATCAAAATGTAAACAGCAGTGGGACCGCAAGCATACGGGATTTTAGCTACAGCTCCCCCGAAATTCCCAATGAGGTGAAGGTGGCAAATGCCAGCTTTAATTTTAACCAGGGCAATGTACAGGTACCGGACCTTAATTTAACCACGGGACAAACAGACATACGTGCTGCCGGAAACATTCAGAACCTAATAGGTTTTCTTTTTACAGATCAAAAACTGAAAGGAAACTTCCAGGTGAATTCAGGAAATTTTTCGGTGAATGACTTTATGGTTGCTGAAACCACTAAAGTCCCCACAAATGCTGATTCTCCAAACGAGCAACTTAAAACAGTTACCACCGGGAAAGAAGCCGTTAAAATTCCATCCTTCCTGGATGTGGAACTTAATTTTACCGCCAACCGGGTGCTTTATGATGACCTTGTTCTAAACAATGCAAGGGGGAAACTCCTGCTGCGGGATGAAACAGCTACGCTTCAGGGTATTTCTGCAAATATATTTGGAGGAACTGTAGCCCTGGATGGAAGTGTAACTACCAAAGGCGCCGTTCCTACCTTCAACATGAAGCTTAACCTTAATTCCTTAGACATAGCTCAATCTTTCAACGGGCTGGAAATGTTACAGGGGTTGGCGCCTATAGCCAAAGCCCTGGAAGGAAAATTACAATCGGCCATTAGCCTGCAGGGTAATTTAAATGATGACCTTACCCCCCAGTTAAATACGCTGGTGGGAGATGCATTGGGCCAATTGCTTACGGCCGAGTTGCAGCCGGAACAACTCGCACTTTTCTCCAGGCTGGACGAGCAACTTGGTTTTCTAAATCTAAAAGATATCAATCTTTCCAATCTAAAAGGCTATTTGAAATTCAACCAGGGAAATGTGGAGGTGCAGCCCTTTAATTTTAATGTAAAAGGTATAAATGTAAATGTGGCCGGAAGTCACGGGTTTGATATGAATATGAATTACAACCTCACCATGGATGTACCTGCAAAAATGCTGGGAAGCCAGGTTGGAAGTGCGCTTGGGAAATTAAGCGGGGAAGATATAGAGAGTATGGTAGTGGCTTTGCCAATAGGTTTGAGGGGACAGTTTCAAAACCCGCAGATCAATATAAATATGGAACAGGCAGTAAGCAGTCTCACTCAAAAGATCGTTGAAAAACAAAAAGCCAACCTGGAGCAAAAAGGGGTAGATGCCATAAGGGATATTTTAACCAAAGGAGTTCCAAGATCTGGACAAACCACTCCTGCAGATACCACAGGCGTGAAGGACAGTATAAAAACACCCCCCATTACCAAACCTAATGAAAAACAGGTGCAGGATGCGGCCCGTTCTATACTGGGCGGAATTCTGGGAGGCAAGAAAAAACCTGTGGATACTACAAAGCAGAATTAA
- a CDS encoding DUF2797 domain-containing protein → MKYEGVLTKMRTELTSTVEYYLIFESDFINVNQLLNKRISFNFLRFQCLHCGLQKKIFAQGYCYTCFSTLPQAGEWIRSPERSTAHLDIEDRDLEFEKEAQLQPHIVYLANSSDVKVGVTRKTQIPTRWIDQGAHEAIEIVEVPNRYLAGITEVALKSHVSDKTNWRKMLTNEVKDLNLEEEREKLKQYIPAEAMEYYLENNKETEIHFPVLQFPKKVKTLNLFKQPFYEGVLKGIKGQYLIFEDGTAFNVRSHEGYVVELGVL, encoded by the coding sequence ATGAAGTATGAAGGTGTGCTTACCAAAATGAGAACAGAACTAACCAGTACGGTTGAATATTATCTCATTTTTGAATCAGATTTTATCAATGTAAATCAGCTCCTGAATAAAAGGATAAGTTTCAATTTCCTGAGATTCCAGTGTTTGCATTGTGGTCTTCAGAAGAAAATATTTGCCCAGGGTTATTGTTATACCTGTTTTAGTACACTGCCCCAGGCGGGCGAGTGGATAAGAAGCCCCGAGCGCAGCACCGCCCATCTTGATATTGAGGACAGGGACCTGGAATTTGAGAAGGAGGCCCAATTGCAGCCACACATTGTATATCTTGCCAATTCCAGCGATGTGAAAGTAGGGGTAACCCGAAAAACGCAAATACCAACCAGGTGGATAGACCAGGGGGCTCATGAGGCGATTGAGATAGTGGAAGTACCCAACAGATATCTCGCGGGTATCACCGAGGTTGCCCTAAAAAGCCATGTTTCAGATAAAACTAACTGGCGAAAAATGCTAACCAATGAGGTGAAGGACCTTAATCTTGAAGAGGAAAGGGAAAAACTTAAGCAATACATTCCAGCCGAAGCTATGGAATATTACCTGGAAAATAATAAGGAGACAGAGATCCATTTTCCGGTGCTGCAGTTCCCGAAAAAGGTTAAAACCCTCAACCTTTTTAAACAGCCTTTTTATGAAGGGGTCTTAAAAGGTATAAAAGGGCAATACCTCATTTTTGAAGATGGCACGGCTTTTAATGTTCGTAGCCATGAGGGTTACGTTGTGGAATTGGGAGTTTTGTAA
- a CDS encoding GH3 auxin-responsive promoter family protein — protein MPIPLVNSIASWFLKKRIHQMELFIKYPQEVQFELLRNLISKAKHTEIGKKYDFAGIRNYKTFAERVPVQDYEDYTHSIERSRQGESNIYWPTPIKWFAKSSGTTNAKSKFIPVSDDSLESCHYAAGKDLLCMYLNNNPQSQLFTGKSLRLGGSKEIYKNNGTSYGDLSAILIDNMPFWAEYSSTPSNEVSLMHDWEFKMQAIVNETRKEKVTSLAGVPSWMLVLLNNVLETTEKQNLFEVWPSLEVYFHGGVSFDPYAPQYQKILPKDDFRFYEIYNASEGFFACQDRNDSKEMLLMLDYGIFYEFIPMDTYNSPEQKIIPLAEVETGVNYAIIITTNAGLWRYRIGDTVRFTSTKPYRIKVSGRTKHHINVFGEELIIENAESALKKASLVTNSEIVDYTVAPVFMEGREKGAHEWIIEFKTAPKDLEIFTRQLDLALQEINSDYEAKRYNNMTLNMPRVHQARQGLFYDWLKKNDKLGGQHKIPRLSNSREYVEELLGMGS, from the coding sequence ATGCCAATCCCATTAGTAAACTCCATTGCATCCTGGTTTTTAAAGAAGCGTATACACCAAATGGAGTTATTTATAAAATATCCCCAGGAAGTACAATTTGAACTCTTACGAAATCTTATCTCAAAGGCAAAACATACCGAAATTGGAAAAAAATATGATTTTGCGGGAATAAGGAATTACAAAACCTTTGCTGAAAGAGTACCCGTGCAGGATTATGAGGATTATACACATAGTATAGAGCGAAGCAGGCAGGGAGAAAGTAATATTTACTGGCCAACACCAATAAAATGGTTTGCAAAATCCAGCGGGACCACCAATGCCAAAAGTAAATTTATTCCGGTAAGTGATGATTCCCTGGAGTCATGTCACTACGCGGCGGGTAAGGACCTGTTGTGTATGTATTTGAATAACAATCCGCAATCGCAGTTGTTTACGGGAAAAAGTTTAAGGCTTGGAGGTAGTAAGGAGATCTATAAGAACAATGGCACCTCTTACGGAGACCTTTCAGCAATATTAATAGACAATATGCCTTTTTGGGCAGAATACAGCAGCACGCCAAGCAATGAGGTCTCATTAATGCATGACTGGGAGTTTAAGATGCAGGCCATAGTGAATGAGACCAGGAAGGAAAAAGTTACCAGTCTTGCAGGTGTACCCTCCTGGATGCTGGTGTTGTTGAACAATGTTCTTGAAACAACAGAAAAGCAAAATTTATTTGAGGTATGGCCCAGCCTGGAGGTTTATTTTCACGGCGGGGTGAGCTTTGACCCTTATGCCCCTCAATACCAAAAGATCCTGCCCAAGGATGATTTTAGATTTTACGAGATCTATAATGCTTCTGAAGGATTTTTTGCCTGCCAGGACCGGAATGACTCAAAGGAAATGCTGCTTATGCTGGATTACGGAATCTTTTATGAGTTTATCCCTATGGATACCTACAACAGTCCGGAACAAAAAATTATTCCTTTAGCTGAAGTGGAAACCGGGGTAAACTATGCGATCATTATTACTACCAATGCAGGCTTGTGGAGATACAGGATTGGAGATACGGTGCGATTTACCTCCACCAAACCTTATAGGATCAAGGTTTCCGGCCGCACAAAACATCATATTAATGTATTTGGCGAAGAGCTTATTATTGAAAATGCCGAAAGTGCCCTTAAAAAAGCATCCCTGGTAACAAATAGCGAAATTGTAGACTATACCGTAGCACCTGTTTTTATGGAAGGCAGGGAAAAGGGTGCCCATGAATGGATCATTGAATTTAAAACCGCCCCAAAAGACCTTGAAATTTTTACCAGGCAACTTGACCTCGCATTACAGGAGATCAACAGTGATTATGAGGCCAAGCGCTATAATAATATGACCCTGAACATGCCCAGGGTACATCAGGCGAGACAAGGACTATTTTATGACTGGCTAAAGAAGAATGATAAACTTGGAGGACAGCATAAGATACCACGGCTCTCCAACTCCCGGGAGTATGTGGAGGAGTTGCTGGGAATGGGAAGTTGA
- the era gene encoding GTPase Era has protein sequence MAHKAGFVNIIGNPNVGKSTLMNAFVGEKLSIITSKAQTTRHRILGIVNGEDFQVILSDTPGIIKPAYDLQQSMMDFVKSAFEDADILIYMVEIGERELKDEAFFNKIVHSKIPVLLLLNKIDTSNQEQLEEQVALWTEKVPNAEIYPISALQGFNVAEVFNRVVELLPESPAFYPKDTLTDKPERFFVNEIIREKILMHYKKEIPYSVEIDTEEFFEEELIIRMRSVIMVERETQKGIIIGHKGAALKRVGVEARKDLEKFFGKQVHLELYVKVNKNWRNDARQLKRFGYNN, from the coding sequence ATGGCGCACAAGGCAGGTTTTGTAAATATTATAGGAAATCCAAATGTTGGTAAATCAACTTTGATGAATGCCTTTGTAGGCGAGAAACTATCAATAATTACTTCTAAAGCCCAGACCACAAGGCACAGGATCCTGGGTATTGTGAATGGAGAAGATTTTCAGGTTATCTTAAGCGATACCCCGGGAATTATTAAACCCGCCTATGACCTGCAACAATCTATGATGGACTTTGTGAAATCGGCCTTTGAAGATGCCGATATCCTCATTTATATGGTTGAAATAGGCGAGAGGGAACTGAAGGATGAGGCCTTTTTTAACAAGATAGTACATTCAAAGATCCCGGTGCTTTTATTGCTGAATAAAATTGATACCTCCAACCAGGAACAACTGGAGGAACAAGTTGCCTTGTGGACAGAGAAAGTTCCCAATGCAGAGATCTATCCAATTTCGGCATTACAGGGATTTAATGTAGCCGAAGTTTTTAACAGAGTGGTAGAATTGCTGCCCGAATCTCCCGCTTTTTATCCTAAGGATACGCTTACAGATAAACCTGAACGGTTCTTTGTAAATGAGATCATACGTGAGAAGATCCTGATGCATTACAAAAAGGAAATCCCTTACAGTGTAGAGATCGACACCGAAGAATTTTTTGAAGAGGAGCTTATAATAAGGATGCGAAGTGTGATCATGGTAGAGCGGGAAACCCAGAAAGGAATTATTATTGGCCATAAAGGAGCAGCTTTAAAAAGAGTAGGAGTAGAGGCGCGTAAAGACCTTGAAAAATTCTTCGGAAAACAGGTGCACCTGGAACTTTATGTAAAGGTTAATAAGAACTGGCGTAATGATGCGAGGCAGTTAAAGCGTTTTGGGTATAATAATTAG
- a CDS encoding SulP family inorganic anion transporter yields MKNIFNLFDFQQKVNYKTEVLAGLTVALALVPEAVAFAMIAGLSPLTGLYAAFVMGLVTSILGGRPGMISGATGAVAVVIVALALSHGVEYVFAAVILAGIFQIIAGVLRLGKLIRLVPQSVIFGFVNGLAIIIFMSQLDQFKFVNEAGEMVWMTGNSLYILLGLVLLTILIIWGLPKITKVVPASLAAILAIFGLVVFLGIDTRTVGDIASINGGFPPFHIPMIPVNLETFMVVLPYAAIVAGVGLIESLLTLNIVDEITETRGRSNKECVAQGTANIMSGFFSGMGGCAMIGQSLINVSSGARARLSGIVASISLLMFIMFGADIIELLPMAALTGVMIMVAIGTFEWASLRTFRRMPKSDVLVMVLVTLVTVFLHNLALAVLVGVIISALVFAWDNAKMIRARKRMDDLGVKHYEIYGPLFFGSVQAFNDKFDVLGDPEKVIIDFSESRIVDMSGIEAVNRLTERYHKQGKKLHLRHLSTDCRKLLSNAEAIIDVNILEDPTYKVVVDRF; encoded by the coding sequence ATGAAAAATATCTTTAATTTATTTGATTTCCAGCAGAAAGTAAATTACAAAACAGAGGTTTTAGCCGGTTTGACCGTAGCCCTTGCCCTGGTGCCGGAGGCTGTTGCTTTTGCCATGATTGCCGGTCTTTCCCCTTTAACGGGTCTATATGCCGCCTTTGTAATGGGATTGGTTACTTCAATACTTGGTGGCCGCCCAGGAATGATCTCCGGAGCTACAGGGGCAGTAGCTGTTGTTATAGTAGCACTTGCGCTCTCTCACGGCGTGGAATATGTCTTTGCAGCCGTGATCCTGGCAGGAATTTTTCAAATAATTGCCGGTGTTTTAAGATTGGGAAAATTGATACGTCTGGTTCCACAATCGGTGATCTTTGGATTCGTAAACGGATTGGCCATAATAATTTTTATGTCCCAACTGGACCAGTTTAAATTTGTGAATGAAGCCGGAGAAATGGTGTGGATGACGGGGAATTCTCTTTATATCCTATTAGGGCTCGTACTGTTAACAATTTTGATAATATGGGGTTTACCCAAGATCACTAAAGTGGTACCGGCATCTCTTGCAGCTATACTTGCTATATTCGGATTAGTGGTATTTCTGGGAATCGATACCAGGACTGTAGGGGATATCGCCTCGATCAATGGGGGTTTCCCTCCTTTTCATATTCCCATGATCCCCGTAAATCTTGAAACATTTATGGTGGTGCTCCCATATGCGGCAATAGTGGCAGGGGTTGGATTAATAGAGAGTTTGCTTACCCTTAATATTGTAGATGAAATTACCGAAACCCGGGGACGCAGTAATAAGGAATGTGTTGCCCAGGGAACCGCGAATATAATGTCAGGATTTTTCTCGGGCATGGGCGGGTGCGCCATGATTGGCCAAAGTTTGATCAACGTATCCTCTGGAGCACGTGCAAGATTATCTGGAATTGTGGCCTCAATAAGCTTGCTTATGTTCATAATGTTTGGGGCAGATATTATAGAATTACTTCCTATGGCAGCTTTGACAGGGGTAATGATCATGGTTGCAATTGGAACTTTTGAATGGGCCAGCCTAAGAACGTTCAGGCGTATGCCTAAAAGCGACGTTTTGGTAATGGTACTGGTTACCCTGGTCACCGTATTTTTACACAATCTTGCGCTGGCGGTATTGGTAGGGGTAATAATTTCTGCCCTTGTATTCGCATGGGATAATGCTAAAATGATACGGGCCAGGAAGCGCATGGATGATCTTGGGGTAAAGCATTATGAGATTTATGGTCCTCTTTTCTTTGGTTCTGTCCAGGCTTTTAATGATAAATTTGATGTGCTGGGAGATCCAGAGAAGGTGATAATAGATTTTTCTGAAAGCCGGATCGTGGACATGAGCGGAATTGAAGCTGTAAACAGATTAACTGAGAGATATCACAAACAGGGAAAAAAGCTTCATTTAAGACATCTGAGCACAGATTGCCGGAAACTTCTTAGCAATGCAGAGGCTATCATAGATGTAAATATACTGGAAGATCCAACCTATAAAGTAGTAGTAGACCGCTTCTAG
- a CDS encoding TonB-dependent receptor, with the protein MPNSIIGDKELQLHLSVKNKALRVNLNENIYGTFAEIGAGQETVRNFFRAGGASGTIAKTISAYDKDFSDAIYGLEPQGRYVTEARLKAMLSYETDLIEKRISRDKHPNKLFFSYANTVATIDFAKKYKGHGWLGIRFQAEPRQEYSEIIIHVQFHETNAALQQITLGIMGVNLIYGAFYNYDNPKVLIKSLYDSISKDKIEIDLINFSGPLFEHVDNRLISLQLVKNDMTQAVMFAPDGNMVLPASILYKKNILTLRGSFRPVTKVNMSMYEKSLELFLKEKKVEKEKTMVIFEMTLSNLRAEGEIDERDFLARADLLCSLGQTVMISNFQEYYKVVEYFSVHTKERMGLTMGVNTFIEIFDEKYYRHLSGGILEAFGKLFFRDLKIYLYPLKNPETGEITTSDNLKVHPRMKELYKFFKDNGRVVDITDYDPEVLDIYSREVYRMIQEGIPGWENMLPETTTAMIKKKHMFMKEPAHS; encoded by the coding sequence ATGCCTAATTCAATAATAGGAGATAAGGAACTTCAACTCCATTTATCGGTAAAAAACAAAGCCTTAAGAGTAAATCTTAACGAAAACATATACGGCACCTTTGCCGAAATTGGCGCAGGACAGGAAACTGTACGAAATTTCTTCAGGGCAGGGGGAGCTTCAGGCACCATAGCTAAAACTATTAGTGCTTATGATAAGGACTTCAGCGATGCCATCTATGGCCTCGAGCCACAGGGACGTTATGTAACCGAGGCGCGGCTAAAAGCTATGCTTAGCTATGAAACAGACCTTATAGAAAAGCGTATTTCGAGGGACAAACATCCAAATAAACTTTTCTTCAGCTATGCAAACACGGTGGCAACTATTGATTTTGCCAAGAAATACAAAGGCCATGGCTGGCTGGGGATACGCTTTCAGGCCGAACCCAGGCAGGAATACAGCGAGATTATCATCCACGTTCAGTTTCATGAAACCAATGCCGCACTGCAACAGATTACCCTGGGAATTATGGGGGTAAATCTTATTTACGGCGCTTTTTATAACTATGATAATCCAAAAGTTCTTATTAAAAGTCTCTATGACAGCATAAGTAAGGATAAAATTGAGATTGATCTCATCAACTTTTCAGGGCCACTTTTTGAACATGTAGATAACCGTCTTATAAGTTTACAACTGGTAAAGAATGATATGACCCAGGCTGTAATGTTTGCTCCAGATGGAAACATGGTTCTCCCGGCCAGTATTCTTTATAAAAAGAACATTTTAACACTTCGGGGAAGTTTCAGGCCGGTTACCAAGGTCAATATGAGTATGTATGAAAAATCCCTGGAATTATTTCTGAAGGAAAAAAAGGTCGAAAAAGAGAAAACCATGGTGATCTTTGAAATGACCCTCTCCAATTTAAGAGCCGAAGGTGAAATCGATGAGCGGGATTTCCTTGCCCGCGCAGACTTGCTGTGTTCCTTGGGACAAACCGTAATGATCTCCAATTTTCAGGAATATTATAAAGTGGTTGAATACTTCTCTGTACATACCAAGGAGCGAATGGGTTTAACTATGGGAGTAAACACATTTATTGAGATCTTTGATGAAAAATATTATCGCCATCTAAGCGGGGGAATTCTTGAAGCCTTCGGAAAATTATTTTTCCGGGACCTTAAGATCTACCTCTACCCCCTTAAAAATCCGGAAACCGGGGAGATCACAACCAGTGACAACCTGAAGGTTCATCCACGTATGAAGGAGCTTTATAAATTCTTTAAAGACAATGGCAGGGTGGTAGATATTACAGATTATGATCCTGAAGTACTGGATATTTACTCTAGGGAAGTTTACAGGATGATCCAGGAAGGAATTCCGGGATGGGAAAATATGTTGCCGGAAACAACTACTGCTATGATCAAGAAAAAGCATATGTTCATGAAAGAACCGGCCCACAGTTAA